One window of Streptomyces sp. SUK 48 genomic DNA carries:
- a CDS encoding ATP-dependent DNA helicase — protein MSSSSFTGHPPHPEARRGSRGAYRLVRTPPARTAPPVLDAAQRAVVDHRDGPLLVLAGPGTGKTTTLVESVAARIAQGTDPERILVLTFSRRAAVDLRDRMALRIGAARAPRATTFHSYSYALVRAHQDSGLFVEPLRLLSGPEQDVTVRELLAGQPELERLGLTAVRWPDELRACLTTRGFADEVRAVLARSRELGLAPDALDAFARRIGRPDWRAAAAFLAEYLDVLDLQGVIDYAELVHRAVLLARRPEVTADLAARYDAVYVDEYQDTDPAQVRLLHALAGGGRTLVALGDPDQSIYTFRGADVNGILGFPEAFPRTGGAPAPVQVLRTNRRSGARLLDATRLITQRMPLTRLPADKVRAHREQAAARDGGRAEVYTYPTPGTELDNIADILRRAHLEDGLPWREMAVLVRAGARSLPTLRRALTAAGVPLDIDGDDLPLRHEPAVAPLLTALRAVARAESRGRGEPGGAARDREVREPGERDPVERDPVERDPVERDPVERDPEEATPGSPELAEPPAPDSADPADPAEQPRWLDTETALTLLTSPLAGMDAADLRRLGRALREEERSGGNMVPPPSDELLTRALAEPERLAVHDPAYARGAQRLGALLRTARERLASGGTAEEALWDLWNGTPWPGRLERAARRGGAAGRNADRDLDAVCALFATAARAEERTGGRGALNFLAEIEAEDIAADTLTRRAVRPDAVRLMTAHRAKGLEWRLVVVAGVQEGLWPDLRRRGSLLEADRIGRDGLAEPLTPGALLAEERRLFYAAATRARDRLVVTAVKAPAEDGDQPSRFLTELGVEPKDVTGRPRRPLAVAALVAELRATTVDPDASPALREAAARRLARLAALADEDDRPLVPAAHPSRWWGMFEPTESKVPLRQRDQPVVLSGSALDQLANTCALQWFLGREVKADAPATTAQGFGNVVHVLADEVASGRTPADLDVLMERLDSVWNALAFDAPWKSRQEKDNARAALERFLNWHVMNRATRTSVASEQDFDVTLEAGDYQVRIRGQMDRVETDAEGRAYVVDFKTGKQAPTAREVEHHPQLAVYQLAVREGAVDAAFDGEHPEPGGAELVHLRQGAAQRDGGETLPKVQTQEPLTGEWVGGLLATAAGKVLDERFGPSAGQHCAHCAFRASCSARPEGRHVVE, from the coding sequence GTGAGCTCCTCCTCCTTCACCGGACACCCGCCGCACCCCGAGGCGCGGCGGGGGAGCCGCGGCGCGTACCGCCTGGTCCGTACCCCGCCAGCCCGGACGGCTCCTCCTGTTCTGGACGCCGCCCAGCGCGCCGTGGTTGACCACCGCGACGGACCCCTGCTCGTGCTCGCGGGACCCGGCACCGGCAAGACGACCACCCTGGTCGAGTCGGTGGCCGCGCGGATCGCCCAGGGCACCGACCCCGAGCGCATCCTGGTGCTCACCTTCAGCCGCCGGGCCGCCGTCGACCTGCGCGACCGGATGGCCCTGCGGATCGGCGCGGCCCGCGCCCCCCGGGCGACCACGTTCCACTCGTACAGCTACGCGCTGGTCCGCGCCCACCAGGACAGCGGGCTCTTCGTCGAGCCGCTGCGGCTGCTCTCCGGCCCCGAGCAGGACGTCACGGTCCGCGAGCTGCTGGCCGGACAGCCCGAGCTGGAGCGGCTGGGCCTGACCGCGGTGCGCTGGCCGGACGAGCTGCGCGCCTGCCTGACCACGCGCGGCTTCGCCGACGAGGTCCGCGCCGTCCTCGCCCGCAGCCGCGAGCTGGGGCTCGCGCCGGACGCCCTGGACGCGTTCGCCCGCCGCATCGGCCGCCCCGACTGGCGCGCGGCCGCCGCGTTCCTCGCCGAGTACCTCGACGTGCTCGACCTCCAGGGCGTGATCGACTACGCCGAGCTGGTGCACCGCGCGGTCCTGCTGGCCCGCCGCCCCGAGGTCACGGCGGACCTCGCCGCGCGGTACGACGCCGTGTACGTGGACGAGTACCAGGACACCGACCCCGCCCAGGTACGTCTCCTGCACGCGCTGGCCGGCGGCGGCCGCACCCTGGTCGCGCTCGGCGACCCCGACCAGTCGATCTACACCTTCCGGGGCGCCGACGTGAACGGCATCCTCGGCTTCCCTGAGGCGTTCCCGCGCACCGGCGGCGCACCGGCGCCCGTCCAGGTGCTGCGCACCAACCGCCGCTCCGGCGCGAGGCTGCTGGACGCGACCCGGCTGATCACCCAGCGGATGCCGCTGACCCGGCTGCCCGCCGACAAGGTGCGCGCGCACCGGGAGCAGGCCGCGGCCCGGGACGGCGGCCGGGCCGAGGTCTACACGTACCCGACCCCGGGCACCGAGCTGGACAACATCGCGGACATCCTGCGCCGCGCCCATCTGGAGGACGGCCTCCCCTGGCGCGAGATGGCCGTCCTGGTCCGGGCCGGCGCCCGCTCCCTGCCGACGCTGCGCCGCGCCCTGACCGCGGCGGGCGTCCCCCTGGACATCGACGGCGACGACCTCCCGCTGCGCCACGAGCCCGCGGTGGCCCCCCTGCTGACGGCACTGCGCGCGGTGGCGAGGGCGGAGTCACGGGGGAGGGGCGAGCCGGGCGGAGCGGCCCGGGACCGCGAGGTGCGGGAGCCGGGGGAGCGGGACCCAGTGGAACGGGACCCAGTGGAACGGGACCCGGTGGAGCGGGACCCAGTGGAACGGGACCCGGAGGAGGCCACGCCCGGCTCTCCGGAACTCGCGGAGCCGCCCGCGCCCGACTCCGCCGACCCCGCCGACCCCGCCGAGCAGCCCCGCTGGCTCGACACCGAGACCGCGCTCACCCTGCTCACCTCGCCCCTCGCCGGTATGGACGCCGCCGATCTGCGGCGGCTGGGGCGGGCGCTCCGGGAGGAGGAGCGGTCCGGCGGGAACATGGTGCCGCCGCCCTCGGACGAACTGCTCACCCGGGCGCTCGCCGAGCCGGAGCGGCTGGCGGTGCACGATCCGGCGTACGCCCGCGGCGCCCAGCGACTCGGCGCGCTCCTGCGCACGGCCCGCGAGCGCCTCGCGAGCGGCGGCACCGCCGAGGAGGCGCTGTGGGACCTGTGGAACGGCACGCCCTGGCCCGGCCGCCTGGAGCGCGCCGCCCGGCGCGGCGGTGCGGCCGGCCGTAACGCCGATCGCGACCTGGACGCCGTCTGCGCCCTGTTCGCCACCGCCGCGCGCGCCGAGGAGCGCACCGGCGGCCGGGGCGCCCTGAACTTCCTGGCCGAGATCGAGGCCGAGGACATCGCCGCCGACACCCTCACCCGCCGCGCGGTACGGCCCGACGCCGTCCGCCTGATGACCGCGCACCGGGCCAAGGGCCTGGAGTGGCGCCTGGTCGTCGTCGCCGGCGTCCAGGAGGGCCTGTGGCCGGACCTCAGGCGCCGCGGCTCGCTCCTGGAGGCCGACCGCATCGGCCGCGACGGACTCGCCGAACCGCTCACCCCGGGGGCGCTGCTCGCCGAGGAGCGCCGGCTCTTCTACGCCGCCGCCACCCGCGCGCGCGACCGCCTGGTCGTCACCGCCGTGAAGGCACCCGCCGAGGACGGCGACCAGCCCTCCCGGTTCCTGACCGAGCTGGGCGTCGAGCCGAAGGACGTCACCGGGCGCCCCCGCCGCCCGCTGGCCGTCGCCGCGCTGGTGGCCGAGCTGCGCGCCACCACCGTCGACCCGGACGCCTCTCCCGCCCTGCGCGAGGCCGCCGCCCGCCGTCTGGCCCGGCTCGCCGCGCTCGCCGACGAGGACGACCGGCCCCTCGTACCGGCCGCCCACCCCTCCCGCTGGTGGGGCATGTTCGAGCCGACCGAGAGCAAGGTGCCGCTGCGTCAGCGCGACCAGCCCGTCGTGCTGTCCGGCAGCGCCCTGGACCAGCTCGCCAACACCTGCGCCCTCCAGTGGTTCCTGGGCCGCGAGGTGAAGGCCGACGCGCCCGCCACCACCGCCCAGGGCTTCGGAAACGTCGTCCATGTGCTCGCCGACGAGGTCGCCTCCGGGCGCACCCCGGCCGACCTGGACGTCCTCATGGAGCGCCTGGACTCGGTGTGGAACGCGCTCGCCTTCGACGCGCCCTGGAAGTCGCGCCAGGAGAAGGACAACGCCCGCGCGGCACTCGAACGCTTTCTCAACTGGCACGTGATGAACCGCGCCACGCGCACGTCCGTCGCCAGCGAGCAGGACTTCGACGTCACCCTGGAGGCGGGCGACTACCAGGTCCGTATCCGCGGCCAGATGGACCGGGTCGAGACGGACGCCGAGGGCCGCGCCTACGTGGTCGACTTCAAGACCGGCAAACAGGCGCCCACCGCGCGCGAGGTGGAGCACCACCCCCAGCTGGCCGTCTACCAGCTCGCCGTCCGCGAGGGAGCCGTCGACGCCGCCTTCGACGGGGAGCACCCCGAGCCCGGCGGCGCCGAACTGGTCCACCTGCGGCAGGGCGCCGCCCAGCGCGACGGCGGCGAGACGCTGCCCAAGGTGCAGACCCAGGAGCCGCTCACCGGGGAGTGGGTCGGCGGGCTGCTGGCGACCGCCGCCGGAAAGGTACTGGACGAGCGGTTCGGCCCGAGCGCCGGCCAGCACTGCGCCCACTGCGCCTTCCGCGCCTCGTGCAGCGCGCGGCCCGAGGGGCGGCATGTGGTGGAGTGA
- a CDS encoding MGMT family protein codes for MSEQSPGAEPPGTHPDDLPEYAERVLEVAELIPPGRVMTYGDVAEWLEEGGPRQVGRVMSLYGGAVPWWRVVRSDGVLLPGHELRALAHYRTEGTPLREASRSAEGHLPRLDMRRARWDGGADTGHT; via the coding sequence ATGAGCGAGCAGAGCCCCGGCGCGGAGCCCCCTGGAACGCACCCGGACGACCTGCCCGAGTACGCCGAGCGGGTCCTCGAGGTCGCCGAGCTGATCCCGCCGGGACGGGTCATGACGTACGGCGATGTCGCCGAGTGGCTGGAGGAGGGCGGCCCGCGCCAGGTCGGCCGGGTGATGTCCCTGTACGGCGGCGCCGTGCCGTGGTGGCGCGTCGTACGCTCCGACGGGGTGCTGCTGCCGGGCCACGAACTGCGCGCGCTCGCGCACTACCGGACCGAGGGCACACCGCTGCGCGAGGCGAGCAGGAGTGCCGAGGGTCACCTGCCGCGGCTCGACATGCGGCGGGCCCGGTGGGACGGCGGCGCGGACACGGGTCACACCTGA
- a CDS encoding lysylphosphatidylglycerol synthase domain-containing protein, which yields MKQQGVHPEGGSGTPDAGARPNTGRTGEGGRSAHPDPHPADPERTAAERTEGAHIPQNPPTDRSGSGGDADDGGPHAEPHAGHPHPAPDPDDLNPDHPDPGHPDPDGPNPDRPDPDRPDPDHPDPVEGDEPLLPARVHRPSDLMRLLVGLLAIVVLLAVAAFAHGTTSGLEQDINKGTGQAPDLLIRFAGLASSIAILLVPVAFAIERLIKRDGLRIADGVLAAVLAHGVTLATDLWVARAAPGSIQDALTQPSPVDVHALTDPVHGYLAPVIAYMTAVGMSRRPRWRSVLWIVLLLDAFSMLVTGYTTAFSIVLTVLIGWSVAYGTLYAVGSPNVRPTGQTLLAGLRHVGFRPVGAAREEVVESENGDRGRRYFVTLEDGPPLDVTVVDREQQAQGFFYRAWRNLTLRGFATRSSLQSLRQALEQEALLAYAAIAAGANAPKLIATSELGPDAVMLVYEHTGGRTLDALADEEITDDLLRSAWSQVRALQSRRIAHRRLAGDAILVDPSGEVILAELRGGEIAAGELLLRMDVAQLLTTLGLRVGAERAVASAVGVLGPDAVADCLPMLQPIALTRSTRNTLRRLGRERAQREREAVLEASHQAKLTRLREAAEANGTTLAEGADAEEQLNRLDKSDKSNKKVVRAEQRAERRAIDEAIEESREEDLLTQIRHQVLRIRPQAPVQPARLERVRPRTLISFIAGAIGAYFLLTQLTHIEFGTLFSQAQWGWVIAAALFSALSYVAAAMALLGFVPERVPFPRTVAAQVAGSFVKIVAPAAVGGVALNTRFLQRAGVRPGLAVASVGASQLFGLGCHILMLLSFGYLTGTEKTPSLSPSRTVIAGLLTVAVLVLVVTSVPFLRKFVVTRVRSLFAGVVPRMLDVLQRPQKLVTGIGGMLLLTACNVMCLDAAVRAFGHGMTTLSIASVAVVFLAGNALGSAAPTPGGVGAIEASLTLGLIAFGLPKEVAAPAVLLFRLMTLWLPVLPGWLAFNHLSRKGAL from the coding sequence ATGAAACAGCAGGGAGTGCACCCCGAGGGCGGGTCGGGCACCCCTGACGCCGGCGCGCGCCCGAACACCGGCCGTACGGGCGAGGGCGGCCGGTCCGCCCACCCGGACCCGCACCCCGCGGACCCGGAACGCACCGCGGCGGAACGCACCGAGGGGGCGCACATCCCGCAGAACCCGCCGACCGACCGGAGCGGCTCCGGAGGCGACGCAGACGACGGCGGTCCGCACGCGGAGCCGCACGCCGGCCACCCGCACCCGGCCCCGGACCCGGACGATCTGAACCCGGACCACCCGGACCCGGGCCACCCGGACCCGGACGGCCCGAACCCTGACCGCCCGGACCCTGACCGCCCGGACCCTGACCATCCGGACCCGGTGGAGGGTGACGAGCCCCTGCTGCCCGCCCGGGTGCACCGCCCCTCCGACCTGATGCGGCTCCTGGTCGGCCTGCTCGCCATCGTGGTGCTGCTGGCCGTCGCCGCGTTCGCGCACGGCACCACCTCCGGCCTCGAACAGGACATCAACAAGGGCACCGGGCAGGCCCCCGATCTGCTGATCAGATTCGCGGGGCTGGCCTCCAGCATCGCGATCCTGCTGGTCCCGGTCGCCTTCGCGATCGAACGGCTGATCAAACGGGACGGGCTGCGCATCGCCGACGGCGTCCTGGCCGCCGTCCTCGCGCACGGGGTGACCCTCGCCACCGACCTGTGGGTCGCGCGGGCCGCCCCCGGCTCGATCCAGGACGCCCTGACCCAGCCCTCCCCGGTCGACGTGCACGCCCTGACCGACCCGGTGCACGGCTACCTGGCGCCCGTCATCGCCTATATGACGGCCGTCGGCATGTCCCGCAGACCCCGCTGGCGCTCGGTGCTGTGGATCGTGCTGCTGCTCGACGCGTTCTCCATGCTGGTGACCGGTTACACGACCGCCTTCTCCATCGTCCTGACGGTGCTGATCGGCTGGTCGGTGGCCTACGGCACGCTGTACGCGGTCGGCTCGCCCAACGTCCGCCCCACCGGCCAGACCCTGCTGGCGGGTTTGCGTCATGTCGGCTTCCGCCCGGTCGGCGCGGCCCGTGAGGAGGTCGTCGAGAGCGAGAACGGCGACCGGGGCCGGCGCTACTTCGTCACCCTGGAGGACGGCCCGCCGCTGGACGTCACGGTCGTGGACCGGGAACAGCAGGCCCAGGGCTTCTTCTACCGGGCGTGGCGCAACCTCACCCTGCGCGGCTTCGCCACCCGCTCCAGCCTCCAGTCGCTGCGCCAGGCGCTGGAGCAGGAGGCGCTGCTGGCCTACGCGGCGATCGCGGCGGGCGCCAACGCGCCGAAGCTGATCGCCACCTCCGAGCTCGGCCCGGACGCGGTGATGCTGGTCTACGAGCACACCGGTGGCCGCACGCTGGACGCGCTGGCCGACGAGGAGATCACCGACGATCTGCTGCGCAGCGCCTGGTCGCAGGTGCGCGCGCTCCAGTCGCGGCGCATCGCGCACCGCAGGCTGGCCGGGGACGCGATCCTGGTCGACCCGTCCGGCGAGGTGATCCTGGCCGAACTGCGCGGCGGCGAGATCGCGGCCGGCGAGCTGCTGCTGCGCATGGACGTGGCCCAGCTGCTGACCACGCTGGGGCTGCGGGTCGGCGCGGAGCGCGCGGTGGCCTCGGCGGTCGGGGTGCTCGGGCCCGACGCGGTGGCCGACTGCCTGCCGATGCTCCAGCCGATCGCGCTCACCCGCTCCACCCGCAACACCCTGCGCCGGCTGGGCCGCGAACGGGCCCAGCGCGAGCGCGAGGCGGTCCTGGAGGCGTCCCACCAGGCCAAGCTGACCCGGCTGCGGGAGGCCGCGGAGGCGAACGGGACGACCCTCGCCGAGGGCGCCGACGCCGAGGAGCAGCTCAACAGGCTCGATAAGTCGGACAAGTCGAACAAGAAGGTCGTACGGGCGGAGCAGCGGGCCGAGCGGCGGGCGATCGACGAGGCCATAGAGGAGTCCCGCGAGGAGGATCTGCTCACCCAGATCCGGCACCAGGTGCTGCGGATCAGGCCGCAGGCCCCGGTGCAGCCGGCCCGCCTGGAGCGGGTGCGGCCGCGCACGCTGATCAGCTTCATCGCCGGTGCGATCGGCGCGTACTTCCTGCTGACGCAGCTCACCCACATCGAGTTCGGCACGCTGTTCTCGCAGGCCCAGTGGGGCTGGGTGATCGCGGCGGCGCTGTTCTCGGCGCTCAGCTATGTGGCGGCGGCGATGGCGCTGCTGGGCTTCGTGCCGGAGCGGGTGCCGTTCCCGCGGACGGTGGCGGCGCAGGTCGCCGGCTCCTTCGTGAAGATCGTGGCACCGGCGGCGGTCGGCGGGGTGGCGCTGAACACGCGCTTCCTCCAGCGCGCGGGCGTGCGCCCGGGGCTCGCGGTGGCGAGCGTCGGCGCCTCGCAGCTGTTCGGGCTCGGCTGCCACATCCTGATGCTGCTGTCCTTCGGCTATCTGACCGGCACCGAGAAGACGCCGTCGCTGTCGCCGTCCCGGACCGTGATCGCGGGTCTGCTGACCGTCGCGGTGCTGGTGCTGGTGGTGACGTCGGTGCCGTTCCTGCGGAAGTTCGTGGTCACCCGGGTCCGGTCGCTGTTCGCCGGTGTCGTGCCGCGCATGCTCGATGTGCTCCAGCGGCCGCAGAAGCTGGTCACCGGCATCGGCGGCATGCTGCTGCTGACCGCGTGCAACGTGATGTGCCTGGACGCCGCCGTGCGCGCCTTCGGCCACGGCATGACCACGCTGAGCATCGCCAGCGTCGCGGTCGTCTTCCTCGCCGGCAACGCGCTCGGCTCGGCCGCGCCGACCCCCGGTGGCGTCGGCGCGATCGAGGCGAGCCTCACCCTCGGTCTGATCGCCTTCGGCCTGCCCAAGGAGGTCGCGGCCCCCGCCGTACTGCTGTTCCGGCTGATGACGCTGTGGCTGCCGGTGCTGCCGGGATGGCTGGCGTTCAACCACCTGAGCCGTAAGGGAGCCCTGTAG
- a CDS encoding alpha/beta hydrolase has protein sequence MASPSRLRAAAPPWPRTTALTTAAVLLAALLAGCGDDDVSTGATASLASLTTQTLDWAACPAPDEAEGGGSAPSPLPNGTTWECATMRAPLDWGKPQGPTIGISLIRAKASGPASERIGSLIFNFGGPGGSGVTTLPAFAQDYATLRTRYDLVSFDPRGVGRSAPVTCKTDAQLDTFFQQDATPDDAAERTRLVQRTRNFNAGCESRSGQVLLHVRTTDAARDIDLMRRVLGDDKLHYFGISYGTQLGGVYAHLFPTHVGRAVFDGVVDPTQNPEESALGQAKGFQLALGNFAEDCVAKPEGCPLGDTRQDVENRIAKLLADLEKKPIPGIAPRLLTQTAATNGIAQSLYSKDFWEYLTEGLEQAYDGDGKVLMVLSDAMNGRDENGHYSNIASANVAINCADEKPRYTVADVQRALPRFRAASPLFGDFLAWGMVGCTDWAVPGAAYHPDVSAPGSAPVLVVGNTGDPATPYEGARRMAEALGKGVGVQLTFKGQGHGAYDSKDPCVQSKVNAYLLHGTIPKAGAVCG, from the coding sequence ATGGCCTCTCCCTCCCGGCTGCGAGCCGCCGCTCCCCCCTGGCCGCGTACCACCGCCCTGACGACGGCCGCCGTGCTGCTGGCCGCCCTGCTGGCCGGTTGCGGCGACGACGATGTCAGCACCGGCGCCACCGCGTCCCTCGCGTCCCTGACGACGCAGACGCTGGACTGGGCGGCCTGCCCGGCCCCGGACGAGGCGGAGGGCGGCGGGAGCGCGCCGTCCCCGCTGCCGAACGGCACCACCTGGGAGTGCGCCACCATGCGGGCGCCCCTCGACTGGGGCAAGCCGCAGGGGCCCACCATCGGCATCTCGCTGATCCGGGCCAAGGCCAGCGGGCCCGCGAGCGAGCGGATCGGCTCGCTCATCTTCAACTTCGGCGGGCCCGGCGGCAGCGGTGTCACCACGCTGCCCGCGTTCGCCCAGGACTACGCGACCCTGCGCACCCGCTACGACCTGGTCAGCTTCGATCCGCGCGGGGTGGGCCGCAGCGCGCCGGTGACCTGCAAGACCGACGCCCAGCTCGACACGTTCTTCCAGCAGGACGCGACCCCGGACGACGCCGCCGAGCGCACCCGACTCGTCCAGCGCACCCGGAACTTCAACGCGGGCTGCGAGAGCAGGTCAGGACAGGTGCTGCTGCATGTGCGCACCACCGACGCGGCCCGTGACATCGATCTGATGCGGCGGGTGCTCGGCGACGACAAGCTGCACTACTTCGGCATCTCGTACGGCACCCAACTCGGCGGTGTCTACGCCCACTTGTTCCCCACGCACGTCGGGCGGGCCGTGTTCGACGGGGTGGTGGACCCCACGCAGAACCCCGAGGAGAGCGCGCTCGGCCAGGCGAAGGGCTTCCAGCTGGCGCTCGGCAACTTCGCCGAGGACTGCGTCGCCAAGCCGGAGGGCTGCCCGCTCGGGGACACCCGGCAGGACGTCGAGAACCGCATCGCGAAACTCCTGGCCGACCTGGAGAAGAAGCCGATCCCGGGCATCGCCCCGCGCCTGCTGACCCAGACCGCGGCGACCAACGGCATCGCGCAGTCCCTGTACTCCAAGGACTTCTGGGAGTACCTCACCGAGGGCCTGGAGCAGGCGTACGACGGTGACGGCAAGGTGCTGATGGTGCTGTCCGACGCGATGAACGGCCGGGACGAGAACGGCCACTACAGCAACATCGCCTCGGCGAACGTGGCGATCAACTGCGCCGACGAGAAGCCCCGTTACACCGTCGCCGACGTGCAGCGCGCGCTTCCCCGGTTCCGCGCCGCCTCGCCGCTGTTCGGGGACTTCCTCGCCTGGGGCATGGTCGGCTGCACCGACTGGGCCGTGCCGGGCGCCGCCTACCACCCCGATGTCAGCGCCCCCGGATCGGCGCCGGTCCTGGTCGTCGGCAACACGGGCGACCCGGCCACCCCCTACGAGGGCGCGCGGCGGATGGCGGAGGCCCTCGGCAAGGGCGTCGGCGTCCAGCTGACGTTCAAGGGCCAGGGGCACGGCGCGTACGACAGCAAGGACCCGTGCGTGCAGAGCAAGGTGAACGCGTACCTGCTGCACGGCACGATCCCGAAGGCGGGTGCGGTCTGCGGCTGA
- a CDS encoding alpha/beta hydrolase yields the protein MTESAETAARPVLEPAAAAFAEATANPPYLFDLGPVEGRKAVDEVQSGETAKPAVDEEWVNVQGGPTGSVRARVVRPAGATGTLPVIVYIHGAGWVFGNAHTHDRLVRELAVGARAAVVFPEYDLSPEARYPVAIEQNYAVAQWVVREGAERGLDATRIAVAGDSVGGNMSAALTLMAKERGDVPLLQQVLFYPVTDASFDTPSYHEFAEGYFLRRDAMRWFWDQYTTDEKQRAEITASPLRATLEQLTGLPPALVVTGEADVLRDEGEAYAARLRAAGVPVTAVRYQGIIHDFVMLDALRATHAAEAAIAQAVAVLRTALGTV from the coding sequence ATCACCGAGTCCGCCGAGACTGCCGCCCGCCCGGTGCTGGAGCCGGCCGCCGCCGCCTTCGCCGAGGCCACCGCGAACCCGCCGTACCTCTTCGACCTCGGTCCGGTCGAGGGCCGCAAGGCCGTCGACGAGGTGCAGTCCGGGGAGACCGCGAAGCCGGCCGTGGACGAGGAGTGGGTGAATGTGCAGGGCGGGCCCACCGGTTCCGTCCGCGCCCGCGTCGTCCGCCCGGCCGGAGCCACCGGCACCCTCCCGGTGATCGTCTACATCCACGGCGCCGGCTGGGTGTTCGGGAACGCCCACACCCACGACCGCCTGGTCCGCGAACTGGCCGTCGGCGCCCGCGCGGCCGTCGTCTTCCCCGAGTACGACCTCTCGCCCGAGGCCCGCTACCCGGTCGCCATCGAGCAGAACTACGCCGTCGCCCAGTGGGTCGTCCGTGAGGGCGCCGAGCGCGGCCTGGACGCCACCCGGATCGCGGTCGCCGGTGACTCGGTCGGCGGCAACATGTCGGCCGCGCTCACCCTGATGGCCAAGGAGCGCGGCGACGTCCCGCTGCTCCAGCAGGTGCTGTTCTACCCGGTCACCGACGCGTCCTTCGACACCCCGTCGTACCACGAGTTCGCCGAGGGCTACTTCCTGCGCCGCGACGCCATGCGGTGGTTCTGGGACCAGTACACGACCGACGAGAAGCAGCGCGCCGAGATCACCGCGTCGCCGCTGCGCGCCACCCTGGAGCAGCTCACCGGACTGCCCCCGGCGCTGGTCGTCACCGGCGAGGCCGACGTGCTGCGGGACGAGGGCGAGGCGTACGCCGCCCGGCTCCGGGCCGCCGGGGTGCCGGTGACCGCCGTGCGCTACCAGGGCATCATCCACGACTTCGTGATGCTCGACGCGCTGCGCGCGACCCACGCCGCCGAGGCCGCCATCGCCCAGGCCGTCGCCGTCCTGCGCACCGCGCTCGGCACGGTGTGA
- a CDS encoding MarR family transcriptional regulator, which produces MDQVTHPEAGTPDPEPGTPALAPGSLLLQDQLCFALYAASRAVTARYRPLLDELGLTYPQYLVMLALWERDALSVGDLGGALQLESSTLSPLLKRLESAGLVRRERRPDDERSVTVRLTGSGGALRERARAVPLAIGDAMGLTAEQDATAKHLLRLLTTNVTAG; this is translated from the coding sequence ATGGACCAGGTCACCCACCCCGAGGCGGGCACCCCCGACCCCGAGCCGGGCACCCCCGCCCTCGCGCCGGGCTCGCTCCTGCTCCAGGACCAGCTGTGCTTCGCCCTGTACGCGGCCTCGCGCGCGGTCACCGCGCGCTACCGGCCCCTGCTGGACGAGCTGGGCCTGACCTATCCGCAGTACCTGGTGATGCTGGCCCTCTGGGAGCGGGACGCGCTCTCCGTCGGCGACCTGGGCGGCGCGCTCCAGCTGGAGTCGAGCACACTCTCCCCGCTGCTCAAACGACTGGAGTCGGCCGGTCTGGTGCGCCGCGAGCGCCGCCCCGACGACGAGCGTTCCGTCACCGTCCGGCTCACCGGGTCCGGCGGCGCCCTGCGCGAGCGGGCCCGCGCGGTCCCCCTGGCCATCGGCGACGCGATGGGCCTCACCGCCGAGCAGGACGCCACGGCCAAGCACCTGCTGCGGCTGCTCACCACGAACGTGACGGCCGGATGA